One segment of Candidatus Hydrogenedentota bacterium DNA contains the following:
- a CDS encoding HDOD domain-containing protein, which yields MADTSEVLVLSCACGQKMKIPADGMGRTFKCVRCGAHIKVSEENSAPLPSQAPPPAEKPPAPEKPPAPEREPAEPPAAQKPIGDLLVGAGLITEEQLAEALSRQKSQGGKTFEILLALGYLDKDALHAFLSRQPGIANIDLSRFNISPELVNLIPKKLAVENLVLPIDQLGKLLTVAMACPLDVATIQLIERTTGLKVKAMLCKLEDIHAAVQKYYPERKHFELSPSSFDHLPGASAPRDKVDEKLKKWNGMMVSGERLKQIAEEIAPPEVTLDLVTAVVLNEPALGATLLRIANSELYGLRGQVDSIPMAVAVIGKPGIQQFLTEFLEPADPKAIAIIAPWVETSLRAAQYARDLARESGVLGPHVAYSLGLVSELGRMAMALVSPLQYKRVKSNLHGEPLAQAELKVFTMDHCEVAGMLGVQWHLPASITRPLEYYLAPKEAKEMAPQCHLLALAVGLANKADEDREKVLAAYSASIEALGISADAVRKIVGSAR from the coding sequence GTGGCCGATACGTCTGAGGTTCTGGTGCTGTCCTGCGCTTGCGGGCAGAAGATGAAGATTCCCGCGGATGGCATGGGCCGCACCTTCAAGTGCGTCCGCTGTGGCGCCCACATCAAGGTCTCCGAAGAAAACAGCGCGCCCCTTCCAAGCCAGGCGCCGCCGCCCGCGGAGAAACCGCCCGCGCCGGAGAAGCCGCCGGCGCCCGAGCGGGAGCCCGCGGAGCCACCCGCCGCGCAGAAGCCCATCGGGGACTTGCTGGTGGGGGCGGGGCTGATCACCGAGGAGCAGCTTGCCGAGGCGCTGAGCCGCCAGAAGTCGCAGGGGGGCAAGACCTTCGAGATACTGCTTGCGCTGGGCTATCTCGACAAGGACGCGCTGCACGCGTTTCTTTCGCGGCAGCCGGGCATCGCGAACATTGATCTTTCGCGCTTCAATATCAGCCCCGAGCTGGTGAATCTCATCCCGAAGAAGCTCGCGGTTGAGAATCTGGTGCTGCCGATTGACCAGCTTGGGAAACTGTTGACGGTGGCCATGGCGTGCCCGCTGGACGTGGCCACGATCCAGCTTATTGAGCGAACGACGGGCCTGAAGGTCAAGGCGATGCTCTGCAAGCTGGAGGATATCCACGCGGCCGTCCAGAAGTATTACCCGGAGCGGAAGCATTTTGAATTGAGCCCGTCGAGCTTCGACCACCTGCCCGGGGCTTCGGCTCCGCGGGACAAGGTGGATGAGAAGCTGAAGAAGTGGAACGGGATGATGGTTTCGGGTGAGCGCCTCAAGCAGATTGCGGAGGAGATCGCGCCCCCGGAGGTCACGCTGGATCTTGTTACGGCGGTTGTCCTGAATGAGCCGGCATTGGGGGCGACGCTGCTGCGGATTGCGAACAGCGAGCTTTACGGTCTTCGCGGCCAGGTCGATAGCATACCAATGGCCGTCGCTGTGATTGGAAAGCCGGGCATACAGCAGTTCCTGACGGAGTTCCTGGAGCCGGCGGACCCGAAGGCTATAGCGATCATTGCGCCGTGGGTCGAGACCAGCCTGCGGGCCGCGCAGTATGCGCGCGATCTGGCGCGCGAAAGCGGCGTGCTGGGCCCGCATGTGGCGTATTCGCTCGGCCTGGTGTCGGAGTTGGGCCGCATGGCGATGGCGCTGGTGTCTCCCCTGCAATACAAGCGCGTCAAGTCGAATTTGCACGGCGAGCCGCTTGCGCAGGCTGAGTTGAAGGTGTTTACGATGGATCACTGCGAGGTTGCGGGGATGCTCGGGGTCCAGTGGCATTTACCGGCATCGATCACGCGGCCGCTGGAGTATTACCTCGCGCCAAAGGAGGCCAAGGAGATGGCGCCGCAGTGTCACCTGCTCGCGCTGGCGGTCGGGTTGGCGAACAAGGCCGATGAAGACCGGGAGAAGGTGCTCGCGGCGTACAGCGCTTCCATTGAGGCGCTTGGGATATCGGCTGACGCCGTTCGCAAGATAGTCGGGTCCGCGCGGTAA
- a CDS encoding Nif11-like leader peptide family natural product precursor → MSEEQARAFIEFAGRTPAVQAELEKLRGPGVFQRLIEMGSRYGYEFTEEAYRDAVIAMAEGELSDAALDEVLRETGLK, encoded by the coding sequence ATGTCGGAAGAACAGGCGCGCGCCTTCATCGAGTTTGCCGGTAGAACGCCGGCGGTTCAGGCGGAGTTGGAAAAACTGCGAGGGCCGGGCGTATTTCAGCGGCTTATCGAGATGGGCTCCCGCTACGGCTACGAGTTCACGGAGGAAGCGTATCGGGATGCGGTGATCGCGATGGCGGAGGGGGAACTGTCCGACGCGGCCCTGGATGAGGTGCTCCGGGAGACAGGGCTCAAATAG
- the pilM gene encoding type IV pilus assembly protein PilM — MLFFKAKKSIGLDIGTHSVKAVQMSRRGGRLCVDEVGYALVDRNQVNADPVMAHASAVAEALSGMNLKSSQIVGALPGQTVVIRYPRYAETNREQLDAIVNREAGQNIPYDLNEVSLDWTLLDEVEEAGQRQLKVLLVAAKHEIIDSRVQIMEASELQYSILSVDSLALSDAAEACDFLRVGETVALINIGLTSASIHFVKDGVSNFIRDVNWGARELIHGIAKELRCDYEEAERRLQDFLSRGPAPAPAVAAPLAGEPLDNLEDSLGGGAEGIQTPESLSDFGDDPFGEAGYRPKPPAMGGGGSLLDPLDDEFGGEMGGAITGASPMGMAEEVVPEMDEIVSSSLNRMVSEIRRSFDYYEHQLYERPVDRLIVSGGIAHSTLVCSVLLEELGVESVDVANPMNSALYTGDEFAMGAMAEHPSQFMVAVGLAARGMADL; from the coding sequence TTGCTGTTCTTCAAAGCAAAGAAGTCGATAGGCCTCGATATCGGCACCCATTCCGTCAAGGCGGTGCAAATGTCCCGGCGGGGCGGTCGCCTGTGTGTGGACGAGGTGGGCTACGCCCTGGTCGACCGGAATCAGGTCAACGCGGATCCCGTCATGGCGCACGCGTCGGCGGTGGCGGAGGCCCTTTCGGGCATGAACCTGAAATCGAGCCAGATTGTGGGGGCGCTACCGGGCCAGACGGTGGTGATCCGGTATCCACGGTATGCGGAGACGAATCGCGAGCAGCTTGACGCAATCGTCAATCGCGAGGCGGGCCAGAACATCCCCTACGATTTGAACGAGGTATCGCTTGATTGGACCTTGCTCGACGAAGTGGAAGAGGCCGGCCAGCGGCAGTTGAAGGTGCTGCTGGTGGCGGCTAAACATGAGATCATCGACTCGCGCGTGCAGATTATGGAAGCGAGCGAGCTGCAATACAGTATTCTCAGCGTGGATTCGCTCGCGCTTTCCGACGCGGCGGAGGCCTGCGATTTTCTCCGTGTGGGAGAGACGGTCGCCCTGATCAATATTGGCCTGACGTCCGCGAGCATTCACTTCGTGAAGGACGGTGTGTCGAATTTCATTCGCGATGTGAATTGGGGCGCGCGCGAGTTGATTCACGGGATCGCGAAGGAGTTGCGCTGCGACTATGAAGAAGCGGAGCGGCGTCTTCAGGACTTCCTGTCGCGCGGACCGGCCCCGGCGCCCGCGGTCGCGGCTCCCTTAGCCGGCGAGCCGCTTGACAATCTCGAGGATTCGCTTGGGGGCGGGGCCGAGGGAATCCAGACGCCGGAGTCATTGAGCGATTTTGGCGACGATCCGTTTGGGGAGGCGGGTTACCGGCCCAAGCCGCCCGCGATGGGTGGCGGCGGGTCGCTCCTCGATCCACTGGACGACGAATTCGGCGGGGAGATGGGCGGCGCCATCACGGGCGCGAGCCCGATGGGCATGGCGGAAGAGGTTGTGCCCGAGATGGACGAAATCGTGTCTTCTTCTCTCAACCGGATGGTTTCGGAGATCCGGCGTTCATTTGATTACTACGAACATCAACTTTACGAGCGCCCGGTGGACCGCCTGATTGTGAGCGGCGGGATCGCGCATTCGACGCTGGTATGCAGTGTCTTGCTCGAAGAGCTGGGTGTGGAGTCCGTGGATGTGGCGAATCCGATGAACAGCGCGCTGTACACGGGCGACGAGTTCGCCATGGGCGCGATGGCGGAGCATCCGTCGCAGTTCATGGTCGCTGTGGGGCTCGCAGCACGGGGAATGGCGGATCTATGA
- the pilO gene encoding type 4a pilus biogenesis protein PilO produces MLDFFKGTVTPKDWAFVGAVLGLTGLICAGFYFGLYRGREDVLAQVTAELADTRRELNEARETQAKFDEFKLEAEKAEQLVQLFEERLPEEREIPRLLAQFESRAKELGLSVELTQLPTKTDLNKETIPYEVIARGDFHEIVQFINLLERDKRYLKVSNLNIGEEVAGVSQASFHLSTFRFIQRATDMSVASNEPGK; encoded by the coding sequence ATGCTGGATTTCTTTAAAGGAACCGTAACGCCGAAGGATTGGGCCTTTGTGGGCGCGGTGCTGGGGCTGACGGGGCTGATCTGCGCGGGCTTTTATTTCGGGCTCTACCGGGGGCGGGAGGACGTGCTGGCGCAGGTGACGGCGGAGCTTGCGGATACCCGGCGTGAGCTTAACGAGGCCCGCGAGACCCAGGCGAAATTTGACGAGTTCAAGCTGGAGGCGGAGAAGGCGGAGCAGCTGGTGCAGCTTTTCGAAGAGCGGCTTCCCGAGGAGCGGGAAATACCGCGGCTCCTGGCGCAGTTCGAGAGCCGGGCGAAGGAGCTCGGGTTGAGCGTGGAGTTGACCCAGCTTCCCACCAAGACCGATCTCAACAAGGAAACCATACCGTATGAGGTGATCGCGCGCGGCGATTTCCACGAAATCGTACAGTTCATTAACCTGCTCGAGCGGGACAAGCGTTACCTGAAAGTGTCGAATCTGAATATCGGTGAGGAAGTTGCGGGCGTTTCGCAGGCTTCCTTTCACCTGAGCACGTTCCGGTTTATCCAGCGGGCAACAGATATGAGCGTGGCGAGCAATGAACCAGGAAAATAA
- a CDS encoding alpha/beta fold hydrolase — protein sequence MIELDNYGGEAWGSPEGIEAVAVRSTAYYVTQAPDRGVGPNTTPLVVLHGWGQSAPSFMRRFRGLAGSDVLVVAMQGPHQIYLDRDTRKVGFSWLTAFDRRRGVADFVNTLDTVMARVRADFGVNAPPYVLGFSQGVSMAYRYAILSDMEVAGVIACGGDLPPDVADAMPGARRFPVLLVHGRDDAIVPESKCDEAESALAGLSWPHERFSFSGDHEVPSEVVERIAEWIMRDQGIS from the coding sequence GTGATCGAGCTGGACAACTACGGCGGCGAAGCGTGGGGGTCGCCGGAGGGGATCGAGGCCGTAGCGGTGCGGTCGACGGCCTACTACGTGACGCAGGCGCCCGACAGGGGCGTTGGCCCGAACACGACGCCGCTGGTGGTGTTGCACGGGTGGGGGCAGAGCGCGCCCTCGTTTATGCGCCGGTTCCGCGGACTCGCGGGCTCGGATGTGCTGGTCGTGGCAATGCAGGGGCCGCACCAGATCTATCTGGATCGGGACACGCGGAAGGTGGGCTTCAGCTGGCTTACCGCCTTTGACCGGCGCCGCGGGGTGGCGGATTTCGTGAATACGCTGGATACGGTTATGGCCCGTGTGCGCGCCGACTTCGGGGTGAACGCGCCGCCGTACGTCCTGGGGTTCAGTCAGGGCGTTTCCATGGCGTATCGGTACGCGATCCTGAGCGACATGGAGGTGGCGGGCGTGATCGCGTGCGGGGGCGACCTGCCGCCGGACGTGGCGGACGCTATGCCTGGCGCGCGGCGTTTTCCGGTCTTGCTTGTGCACGGGCGCGACGACGCTATCGTGCCCGAGTCGAAATGTGACGAGGCTGAGTCGGCCCTGGCGGGACTATCGTGGCCGCATGAGCGCTTTTCATTCTCGGGCGATCATGAAGTGCCCTCGGAGGTTGTTGAGCGTATTGCGGAATGGATCATGCGCGATCAGGGTATTTCATAG
- a CDS encoding CDGSH iron-sulfur domain-containing protein: MESPVIAEKSPAVLELEPGTYWWCACGRSANQPWCDGSHKGTGFSPREVVIEAKKNYALCRCKHSANGAFCDGTHRNL, from the coding sequence ATGGAATCACCCGTCATTGCCGAGAAGTCACCCGCCGTGCTCGAACTGGAGCCCGGAACCTACTGGTGGTGCGCATGCGGCCGTTCCGCCAACCAGCCCTGGTGCGACGGATCACACAAAGGCACCGGATTCTCGCCCCGCGAAGTGGTCATCGAAGCAAAAAAGAACTACGCCCTATGCCGGTGCAAGCACAGCGCGAACGGCGCCTTCTGCGACGGGACCCATCGCAATCTATGA
- a CDS encoding ABC-F family ATP-binding cassette domain-containing protein, giving the protein MSQATPSDAVLTAREITHSYGSQPVLQDISMTVHDGDRIGLIGRNGCGKSTLLKIMAGLIAPDSGEVVRRQGLSVGLLQQQCPLDPELTVAAALESAVAGRQARVDEYHALLHRLAELPTSSAAYDDLAHQVHDLQHEIEVHGGWHLDQELRKVSMALGLAEGDRPLRSLSGGELRRVDLAHKLLQHPDVLILDEPTNHIDTASVVWIERFMEQYEGSCVLVTHDRYFLDRIVNRIVEIEFGKVYAFPGNYGRFLEYKAQVESSEQQAESRRLALIRRELVWFRRGAKARTSKEKVRVDRLKEIQEEGPPIKHREFMFAIPEPERLGKTILEARDITFAIEDRVLIRNFSLIMQPEMRVGIVGPNGAGKTTLLKVLMGEGRPKKGKVIIGENTRFLYVDQTHEDVDRSKGILEHVTDGARYWDIGKRRLYVPAYLGSFLFDANALEMPIGQLSGGEFNRLELVRKLLRGGNFLILDEPTNDLDLYTLRVLEETIEAFEGCALIVSHDRYFLNRVCTHILVFEGDGRLTLLPGNYDDYVLYCERRAEAEKAAAREERAAAPTAAPERRAGSSKLTWNEKRELEGMEAAIGEAEARVATLESEIQAPGFYERGHPAVDETLAALRAAQEQVGALFERWEELEQKK; this is encoded by the coding sequence ATGTCTCAGGCCACGCCATCCGACGCCGTGCTTACCGCACGGGAAATAACGCACTCCTACGGATCCCAGCCCGTGCTGCAAGATATTTCGATGACCGTCCACGACGGGGATCGGATCGGGCTGATCGGGCGGAACGGCTGCGGTAAATCGACCCTGCTGAAGATCATGGCGGGGCTTATCGCGCCGGATTCCGGGGAGGTGGTTCGCCGGCAGGGCCTGTCGGTTGGGCTCTTGCAACAACAATGCCCGCTGGATCCAGAGCTGACGGTTGCTGCGGCGCTGGAGTCGGCCGTGGCGGGCCGTCAGGCGCGGGTGGACGAATACCATGCGCTCCTGCATCGGCTGGCGGAACTTCCCACTTCGAGCGCGGCGTACGACGATCTGGCGCACCAGGTGCATGATCTACAGCATGAGATCGAGGTGCACGGCGGATGGCATCTGGATCAGGAGCTCCGGAAGGTCTCGATGGCGCTGGGGCTGGCGGAGGGGGATCGCCCGTTGCGGTCGCTTTCGGGGGGTGAGTTGCGGCGGGTCGATCTTGCACACAAGCTGCTGCAACATCCGGATGTGCTCATCCTGGACGAGCCGACCAACCACATCGACACTGCGAGTGTGGTTTGGATCGAGCGCTTCATGGAGCAGTACGAGGGGAGTTGCGTATTAGTGACGCACGACCGGTATTTCCTCGACCGGATTGTGAACCGCATTGTGGAGATCGAGTTTGGCAAGGTGTACGCCTTTCCCGGGAACTACGGGCGGTTTCTTGAGTACAAGGCCCAGGTGGAGTCCAGCGAGCAGCAGGCGGAGTCCCGGCGGCTGGCGCTTATCCGGCGGGAGCTCGTGTGGTTTCGCCGCGGCGCCAAGGCGCGAACCTCGAAGGAGAAGGTGCGGGTCGACCGCTTGAAGGAAATTCAGGAAGAAGGCCCGCCGATAAAGCACCGGGAGTTCATGTTTGCGATCCCGGAACCGGAGCGCCTTGGGAAGACCATTCTGGAGGCGCGCGACATTACGTTTGCGATTGAAGATCGGGTGCTGATCCGGAACTTCTCGCTCATCATGCAGCCCGAGATGCGCGTGGGGATCGTCGGCCCCAACGGGGCGGGAAAGACGACGTTGCTCAAAGTACTGATGGGCGAGGGCCGCCCGAAGAAGGGCAAGGTCATCATCGGCGAAAATACGCGCTTTTTGTACGTGGACCAGACCCACGAGGACGTCGACCGGAGCAAGGGCATTCTGGAGCACGTTACCGATGGCGCGCGTTATTGGGACATCGGGAAGCGGCGGCTGTATGTGCCGGCGTACCTGGGCAGCTTTCTTTTTGACGCCAACGCGCTGGAGATGCCGATCGGCCAGCTTTCGGGCGGGGAATTCAACCGGCTGGAGCTTGTCCGGAAGTTGCTGCGGGGCGGGAATTTTCTCATTCTGGACGAGCCGACGAACGATCTGGATCTGTATACGCTGCGGGTGTTGGAGGAGACGATCGAGGCCTTCGAGGGCTGCGCCCTGATTGTGAGCCACGACCGGTATTTCCTGAATCGCGTGTGCACGCACATCCTCGTATTTGAGGGGGATGGCCGCCTGACACTCTTGCCGGGGAATTACGACGACTATGTGTTGTATTGCGAGCGGCGCGCGGAGGCCGAGAAGGCCGCTGCGCGGGAGGAGCGCGCCGCCGCGCCGACCGCTGCGCCGGAGCGGCGGGCGGGGTCAAGCAAGCTCACGTGGAACGAAAAGCGGGAGCTGGAGGGCATGGAGGCGGCGATTGGCGAGGCGGAGGCGCGGGTCGCCACGCTGGAATCCGAGATTCAGGCGCCGGGCTTCTACGAGCGGGGCCACCCCGCGGTGGACGAGACGCTTGCCGCCCTGCGCGCCGCGCAGGAGCAGGTGGGGGCGCTCTTCGAGCGGTGGGAGGAACTGGAGCAGAAGAAGTGA
- a CDS encoding homoserine O-acetyltransferase, whose product MHDADSVGIVQVQTFTFAEPPNELQLDSGARLGPITLAYETYGELDDQKTNAILITHALSGDAHVAGRHRESDPKPGWWDSMVGPGKAFDTNRYFVICSNVLGGCMGSTGPSSVNPATGEPYGLDFPVITVSDMVRAQFHLIAHLGIDRLLAVAGGSMGGMQALEWATRYPDHIGSAMIIASTHLSGAQQIAFDAVGRHAIQGDYEFRNGRYYGTEGPAQGLAIARMLAHITYLSDESMRLKFGRNLRSADALKYDFDSEFAVETYLDYQGEQFVNRFDANTYLYVTKAMDYFDISSGYGSLDDAMKRILGKVLVISFSSDWLYPPYFSQEIVYALARQKKNVTYCNIQSDYGHDAFLLEVSVLSKIIGGFLEHCKNPELVRTQLLTADSETESAPPAAALENIYEGHRVDYDMIVDLVEEGSRVLDIGCGDGELLCKLTARKNVDAVGLELAQGNVVTCIRRGISVIQADIDKGLSALPDQSFDYIILSMTLQVIRKPDQALREMLRVGKKCIVSFPNFGHWRVRWMTFFEGRAPVTRNLPYAWYQTPNRHVLAIDDFRQLCNDLNAKIEREVPLYSEGVVRFWPNLFAEEALYVITSP is encoded by the coding sequence ATGCACGACGCGGATTCCGTAGGCATCGTCCAGGTTCAGACTTTCACCTTCGCCGAGCCCCCCAACGAACTCCAGCTGGACAGCGGCGCGCGGCTGGGACCCATCACCCTGGCCTACGAGACGTACGGCGAACTGGACGATCAGAAGACCAACGCCATCCTGATCACCCACGCCCTCTCCGGCGACGCGCACGTGGCGGGACGCCACAGGGAAAGCGATCCCAAGCCCGGCTGGTGGGACTCCATGGTCGGCCCCGGAAAGGCCTTCGACACAAACCGCTATTTTGTGATCTGCTCCAATGTGCTCGGCGGCTGCATGGGCTCCACCGGGCCGTCCTCCGTCAATCCCGCCACCGGCGAGCCCTATGGGCTGGATTTCCCGGTGATCACCGTCAGCGACATGGTGCGCGCGCAGTTTCACCTGATTGCCCACCTGGGCATCGATCGCCTCCTCGCCGTGGCGGGCGGATCGATGGGCGGAATGCAGGCCCTGGAATGGGCGACCCGCTATCCGGACCATATCGGCTCGGCGATGATCATCGCCTCAACGCACCTCAGCGGCGCCCAGCAAATCGCCTTCGACGCCGTGGGCCGGCACGCCATCCAGGGCGACTACGAGTTTCGGAATGGGCGCTACTACGGCACGGAGGGGCCCGCACAGGGACTGGCGATCGCGCGCATGCTCGCGCACATCACCTACCTCTCCGACGAGTCGATGCGCTTGAAATTCGGCCGCAACCTCCGCAGCGCCGACGCCCTGAAGTACGATTTCGACAGCGAATTCGCCGTGGAAACCTACCTCGACTACCAGGGCGAGCAGTTCGTCAACCGCTTCGACGCCAACACCTATCTTTACGTCACCAAGGCGATGGACTACTTCGATATTTCCTCCGGGTATGGCTCCCTGGACGACGCCATGAAACGCATTCTCGGCAAGGTGCTCGTCATCTCCTTCTCATCCGACTGGCTGTACCCGCCCTATTTCTCCCAGGAAATCGTCTACGCCCTGGCGCGCCAGAAGAAAAACGTCACGTACTGCAATATCCAGTCGGACTACGGCCACGACGCCTTCCTGCTCGAAGTTAGCGTGCTTTCCAAGATTATCGGCGGCTTCCTCGAGCACTGCAAGAACCCCGAACTCGTGCGAACACAGTTGCTCACCGCCGACTCCGAGACCGAATCCGCGCCCCCGGCCGCCGCCCTCGAAAACATCTACGAGGGACACCGCGTCGACTACGATATGATTGTCGATCTGGTCGAAGAGGGCAGCCGCGTGCTCGATATCGGCTGTGGCGACGGCGAACTCCTCTGCAAACTCACCGCGCGTAAGAACGTCGACGCCGTCGGCCTCGAACTCGCCCAGGGCAACGTTGTCACCTGCATCCGCCGCGGCATTTCCGTGATTCAGGCGGACATCGACAAGGGGCTCAGCGCCCTGCCCGACCAGAGCTTCGACTACATCATCCTCAGCATGACCCTGCAGGTCATCCGGAAGCCGGATCAGGCCCTCCGCGAGATGCTGCGCGTCGGCAAGAAGTGCATCGTGAGTTTCCCCAATTTCGGGCACTGGCGCGTGCGTTGGATGACCTTCTTCGAGGGGCGCGCGCCCGTGACCCGCAACCTGCCCTACGCCTGGTACCAGACGCCAAACCGGCACGTGCTGGCCATCGATGACTTCCGGCAACTCTGCAATGACCTGAACGCGAAGATTGAGCGCGAGGTTCCCCTCTACAGCGAAGGCGTGGTGCGCTTCTGGCCGAATCTCTTCGCCGAGGAAGCCCTCTACGTCATCACCTCGCCGTAA
- a CDS encoding O-acetylhomoserine aminocarboxypropyltransferase/cysteine synthase, protein MAQFQSLDTLALHAGQEPDPATGARAVPIYQTTSYVFNDCEHAANLFALNEFGNIYSRIMNPTVDVFEKRVAALEGGVLGLAFASGSAAITAACLNICRTGQNFVSSQTLYGGTYNLFAHTFHDLGIEARFVDAGDPAAVAAAIDDNTRFVFLESIGNPANDVVDFEAIAEVAHSRGIPLIVDNTVTSALLFRPIDHGADIVVHSATKIMGGHGTSIGGVLVDSGKFDWNNGKFPELTEPNPSYHGMKFYDHFKGIGNISYAIKARVTLLRDTGACLSPFNAFLLLQGIETLHLRAPRHCENALAVARFLEKHPAVSWVNYPGLESHKDHARAMKYLPKGQGAILGFGIKGGPGAAVKFINACGLASHLANVLDAKTLVIHPATTTHQQLSAEEQAAAGVTPDYIRISVGIEGIEDILADFDQALAISQQ, encoded by the coding sequence ATGGCCCAATTTCAGTCTCTAGACACGCTGGCCCTCCACGCCGGACAGGAGCCGGACCCCGCCACGGGCGCCCGCGCCGTGCCGATTTATCAGACCACCTCGTATGTCTTCAACGATTGCGAGCATGCGGCGAACCTGTTTGCGCTGAACGAATTCGGCAATATCTACAGCCGCATCATGAATCCCACGGTGGACGTGTTCGAGAAACGCGTGGCCGCACTGGAAGGCGGCGTGTTGGGCTTGGCGTTCGCCTCGGGATCCGCGGCCATCACCGCCGCGTGCCTCAACATTTGCCGCACCGGGCAGAATTTCGTGTCGTCGCAGACCCTATACGGCGGCACCTATAACCTCTTCGCCCACACCTTTCACGATCTCGGGATCGAGGCGCGCTTCGTGGACGCGGGCGATCCCGCCGCCGTCGCCGCCGCCATCGACGACAACACCCGGTTCGTGTTTCTCGAAAGCATCGGAAACCCCGCCAATGACGTGGTGGACTTCGAAGCCATCGCGGAAGTCGCCCACAGCCGCGGCATTCCGCTAATCGTCGACAATACGGTCACCTCCGCCCTGTTGTTCCGCCCGATCGACCACGGCGCGGACATCGTCGTTCACTCGGCCACCAAGATCATGGGCGGCCACGGCACCTCAATTGGCGGCGTACTGGTAGACAGCGGTAAATTCGATTGGAACAACGGCAAGTTCCCGGAGTTGACCGAGCCCAACCCCAGCTACCACGGCATGAAGTTCTACGACCACTTCAAGGGGATCGGCAATATCAGCTACGCCATCAAGGCGCGGGTTACCCTCCTGCGCGACACCGGCGCGTGCCTCTCGCCATTCAACGCGTTTCTCCTGCTTCAGGGCATCGAAACGCTCCACCTCCGCGCTCCGCGCCACTGCGAAAACGCGCTGGCGGTCGCGCGCTTTCTCGAAAAGCACCCCGCCGTATCCTGGGTCAATTACCCCGGCCTCGAAAGCCACAAGGACCACGCCCGCGCCATGAAATACCTCCCGAAAGGCCAGGGAGCCATCCTGGGCTTCGGCATCAAGGGCGGCCCCGGCGCCGCGGTAAAATTCATCAACGCATGCGGGCTCGCCTCGCACCTCGCCAACGTCCTGGACGCCAAGACCCTCGTGATACACCCGGCCACCACGACCCACCAGCAACTCAGCGCCGAAGAACAGGCCGCCGCGGGCGTCACCCCGGATTACATCCGTATCTCGGTTGGCATCGAGGGAATCGAGGATATCCTCGCCGACTTCGATCAGGCGCTCGCGATCTCGCAACAGTAG
- the cysK gene encoding cysteine synthase A, translating to MPVYDDNSRSIGRTPLVKLHKLARGLKTDKVYAKIEGRNPAYSVKCRIGAAMIWDAEERGILEPGGTIVEPTSGNTGIALAFVCAARGYKLILTMPETMSLERRNMLKAFGANLVLTPGDKGMPGAIAEAERIAAENPDYFLPQQFKNPANPAIHRKTTGPEIWDDTEGNMDVFVSGVGTGGTITGVTQYFKQDKGKAIESVAVEPENSPVLSGGAPGKHKIQGIGAGFKPDILDMSLVDKVEKVSDDDAFATARRLAREEGIICGISCGAAAAVALRLASQDAYAGKTIVVVLPDSGERYLSTPLFQEA from the coding sequence ATGCCCGTTTATGACGACAACAGCCGCAGTATCGGCCGCACGCCCCTGGTAAAACTGCACAAACTCGCCAGGGGCTTGAAAACCGACAAGGTATACGCCAAGATCGAGGGTCGCAACCCGGCCTACTCCGTCAAGTGCCGCATTGGCGCCGCCATGATCTGGGACGCCGAGGAACGGGGCATTCTCGAACCCGGCGGCACGATTGTCGAGCCTACCTCCGGCAACACCGGCATCGCCCTCGCCTTCGTGTGCGCCGCCCGCGGCTACAAGCTCATTCTCACCATGCCCGAAACCATGAGCCTCGAACGCCGCAACATGCTCAAGGCCTTTGGCGCCAACCTCGTGCTCACGCCGGGCGACAAGGGCATGCCGGGCGCCATCGCCGAGGCCGAGCGGATTGCCGCGGAGAACCCCGACTACTTCCTGCCGCAGCAGTTCAAAAATCCCGCGAATCCCGCGATCCACCGGAAGACCACCGGCCCCGAGATCTGGGATGACACCGAGGGCAATATGGACGTGTTCGTCTCCGGCGTCGGCACCGGCGGCACGATCACCGGCGTCACGCAGTACTTCAAGCAGGACAAGGGCAAGGCGATCGAAAGCGTCGCCGTGGAGCCGGAGAATTCGCCCGTACTCAGCGGCGGCGCGCCCGGTAAGCACAAGATCCAGGGCATTGGAGCCGGATTCAAGCCCGACATCCTCGACATGAGCCTGGTCGACAAGGTCGAGAAGGTCAGCGATGACGATGCCTTCGCCACCGCCCGCCGCCTCGCCCGGGAAGAAGGCATCATCTGCGGCATCAGCTGCGGCGCCGCCGCCGCCGTCGCCCTCCGGCTCGCCAGCCAGGACGCCTACGCCGGCAAGACCATCGTCGTCGTGCTGCCCGACTCCGGCGAGCGCTACCTCTCGACGCCCCTCTTTCAGGAAGCCTGA